The following proteins are co-located in the Fusobacteria bacterium ZRK30 genome:
- a CDS encoding M3 family metallopeptidase — protein MQLNYKKLDERFIDELNERIISVEGAIEELLKIKDKTYDNFFDVMEHLLDDVEKLSFPLQIEISTNITDLGKKTYEEYIPIMNEFTSKLSQNEEVANSIIKIYETEDLSDVRKRILEKQILSFKSSGIGLDQKSKEKIKSINLELAKLGNDFSQNITDATNGYELIIEDEKVLSEFSEIDKKSAEIENGKWKFTLHGPSLTTFLKYCNDRTLREKLYKASATKAPQNEELIEKILNLRDEKAKILGYENYRELSIASKTANNALEVIDFLTELGKEALPKAVEEIEELKSFAKEKLSYETVEIYDYAYLSRKLKEIKYNFDPSEVKPYFEKNKVVSGMFQFLDNIFNLKAKQIEDTKLWNDKALVFELERNGVLLGNLIMDLETNENKRGGAWADSWITSYTKDGVRVPATGIIVCNFPPSKDGVPSLLDHSDVVTLFHEMGHALHLITSKTKEISASGFNGTEWDVVEYPSQWLQEFANNKEIIKTFGIHYETGEVISDELIQKVLDSLNYGQGYGNNRQVEFGLFDLMIYDDAYSKKQVQEKLDEVRKMVSVIKTPEYNKFQCSFSHIFAGGYGAGYYSYKWAEVLSADSYIEMTKDGNIDKQLANNFFDNLLSLGGSVNMKESFVNVHGRQPDPKALLKLTGIL, from the coding sequence GCAGTTAAACTACAAAAAGCTGGATGAAAGATTTATAGATGAACTCAATGAAAGAATAATTTCAGTTGAGGGTGCTATTGAGGAGTTATTAAAAATAAAAGATAAAACATACGATAATTTCTTCGACGTAATGGAACACCTTTTGGATGACGTTGAAAAACTTTCATTTCCACTACAGATTGAAATCTCAACAAATATTACAGACTTAGGAAAGAAGACATATGAGGAGTATATCCCTATTATGAATGAATTCACTTCTAAACTAAGCCAGAATGAAGAGGTTGCTAACTCTATCATAAAAATTTATGAAACTGAAGATTTAAGTGATGTAAGAAAAAGAATATTAGAAAAACAAATATTATCATTTAAGTCCAGCGGTATTGGCTTAGATCAAAAAAGCAAGGAGAAGATCAAATCCATCAATTTAGAATTAGCCAAATTAGGAAATGATTTCAGCCAAAATATAACTGATGCTACAAATGGATATGAATTAATTATAGAGGATGAAAAAGTTCTTTCTGAATTTTCTGAGATAGATAAAAAATCTGCTGAGATAGAAAATGGAAAATGGAAATTTACCCTTCACGGGCCATCCCTTACTACATTTTTAAAATATTGTAATGACAGAACATTAAGGGAAAAACTATATAAAGCTTCTGCCACAAAGGCTCCTCAAAATGAAGAACTCATTGAGAAAATTTTAAACTTGAGGGATGAAAAAGCTAAAATTTTAGGTTATGAAAATTACAGGGAACTATCTATTGCCTCAAAAACTGCAAATAACGCTTTAGAAGTTATAGATTTCTTGACAGAATTAGGTAAGGAAGCTCTGCCAAAGGCTGTGGAGGAGATCGAAGAATTAAAGAGTTTCGCAAAAGAAAAATTAAGCTATGAAACTGTAGAGATCTATGACTACGCATACCTTTCTAGAAAATTAAAGGAGATAAAATATAATTTTGATCCCAGTGAAGTGAAACCATATTTTGAGAAAAACAAGGTAGTTTCCGGGATGTTCCAATTTTTAGATAATATCTTTAATTTAAAAGCTAAACAGATAGAGGATACAAAATTATGGAATGACAAAGCTTTAGTCTTTGAATTAGAAAGAAATGGAGTACTTTTAGGGAATTTAATCATGGATTTAGAAACCAATGAGAATAAGAGGGGAGGAGCTTGGGCAGACAGCTGGATTACAAGCTACACTAAGGACGGTGTCCGTGTTCCTGCAACAGGAATAATCGTTTGCAATTTCCCTCCTAGTAAGGATGGAGTCCCATCACTATTAGATCATTCAGATGTAGTAACACTATTCCATGAGATGGGACATGCTCTTCATCTTATCACTTCTAAAACAAAGGAGATCTCTGCTTCTGGATTTAACGGAACTGAATGGGATGTAGTAGAATATCCGTCTCAATGGCTGCAGGAATTTGCTAATAACAAGGAGATTATAAAGACATTTGGAATTCACTATGAGACCGGTGAAGTTATCTCCGATGAATTGATTCAAAAAGTATTAGATTCTTTAAATTATGGGCAGGGATATGGAAATAACAGACAGGTTGAATTCGGGTTATTTGATCTGATGATCTATGATGATGCATACTCTAAAAAGCAGGTTCAGGAAAAATTAGATGAAGTCAGAAAGATGGTTTCAGTAATAAAAACACCAGAGTACAATAAGTTCCAATGTTCATTCAGTCATATATTTGCAGGTGGATATGGAGCAGGTTATTATTCATATAAATGGGCTGAAGTACTTTCAGCTGACAGTTATATAGAGATGACTAAGGATGGCAATATAGATAAGCAGCTGGCCAATAACTTTTTCGATAACCTCTTATCACTTGGAGGATCGGTAAATATGAAAGAAAGTTTTGTTAATGTTCACGGGAGACAGCCAGACCCTAAGGCATTGTTAAAACTTACAGGAATATTGTAA
- a CDS encoding iron-containing alcohol dehydrogenase, which produces MLNFNFQNTTEIIFGKDVEAQVGKKVSEYGKKVLLHYGGTSIKKFGLYEKIVKNLTDEGIEIFELGGVLPNPRLSMVREGIKICKDNNIDFILAVGGGSAIDSAKAIGAGVEYDGDVWDFFEGKAVVSKTLPLGVVLTIPAAGSEASSGSVITNEDGWYKKSFGGNIIRPKFAIMNPEVTYTLPSYQTAAGAVDIMAHVLERYFTNEKHVELTDRLSEAVLKTVILNTPKALDFPEDYNARAEIMISSTIAHNSLLDMGRESDWASHGIEHELSGIYDITHGAGLAIIFPAWMKYVYKTNMDRFVQYATRVWNVDMNFNDPEATILEGIKRTEEFFTSIDMPTRLSQADIDGEKFEEMAAKATENGTLGSFVKLTQEDIVNIYRLAE; this is translated from the coding sequence ATGTTAAATTTTAATTTTCAGAATACAACAGAGATAATTTTTGGTAAGGATGTAGAAGCACAGGTCGGGAAGAAAGTATCTGAATATGGAAAAAAAGTATTACTTCATTATGGGGGGACCAGTATTAAAAAATTCGGTCTCTATGAAAAAATAGTAAAAAACTTAACAGATGAAGGTATAGAAATATTTGAGTTAGGAGGAGTATTGCCAAATCCTAGATTATCCATGGTAAGAGAGGGAATAAAAATTTGTAAAGATAATAATATAGACTTTATCCTGGCTGTGGGAGGTGGAAGTGCCATTGACTCAGCTAAAGCAATTGGTGCAGGTGTAGAATATGATGGAGATGTATGGGATTTCTTTGAGGGGAAAGCTGTAGTATCTAAAACTTTACCATTAGGAGTGGTTTTGACAATTCCTGCAGCAGGAAGTGAAGCTAGCAGTGGTAGTGTTATTACAAATGAAGATGGGTGGTATAAGAAATCATTCGGCGGAAATATAATCAGACCCAAATTTGCGATCATGAATCCTGAAGTTACATATACTTTGCCTAGTTATCAGACAGCAGCAGGTGCAGTAGATATTATGGCTCATGTTTTAGAAAGATACTTTACCAATGAAAAACATGTAGAATTAACAGATAGGTTATCAGAAGCGGTATTAAAAACAGTTATTTTAAATACTCCTAAAGCCTTAGATTTTCCAGAAGACTACAATGCCCGTGCTGAGATCATGATCTCTTCAACGATAGCTCATAACAGCCTTCTCGATATGGGGCGTGAATCTGACTGGGCCTCTCACGGAATAGAGCATGAATTGAGCGGTATCTATGATATTACCCATGGAGCAGGGCTGGCTATTATATTCCCAGCATGGATGAAATATGTGTATAAAACTAATATGGATAGGTTTGTACAGTATGCTACCCGTGTGTGGAATGTAGATATGAATTTTAATGATCCAGAAGCTACAATTTTGGAAGGGATCAAGAGAACCGAGGAGTTCTTTACATCTATTGATATGCCTACTAGATTATCACAGGCAGATATAGATGGGGAGAAATTTGAGGAGATGGCAGCCAAAGCTACAGAAAATGGAACCCTGGGTAGTTTTGTTAAATTAACTCAGGAAGACATTGTGAACATCTATAGGTTGGCAGAATAA
- a CDS encoding type I restriction enzyme HsdR N-terminal domain-containing protein, producing MNKEQEKIAYTKPNGHMLIKGIAGSGKTTVGICRISYLLNNYCHDKDDNILFITFNKTLVNYVSYFYNKVDNITQYNMHSLFGFPKDRVKITTVDSLMYGYFLEYQKKSKVELKLNPTNHKKHGILNELIEKLKNKYSEVSIFEDVNTAFLLEEINWIKACNYIDEAEYQEASRIGSLKLGVTTQKLPKNSIVRKAIFELMELYTENLLNENSIDYNDMRLIALGELENKAKKKYTHILIDECQDLSKVQLEFIRGLYANKSHSSFTFLFDSAQSIYSHSWLGMGGERTFASIGFNMIGKSKTLSKNFRTTTQISKAAYSLLNKNEVITGNSDYVKPYLIDRYGNYPIFKEFLSEGEQAAYVKKILDGRHSKTLKSDIAIIGRTKNQLLNFKLLMEKLGVKTTFIDRGNDDFDSNEIKLFTMHSIKGIETKVIIMISLNEKILPFHSSNIEELKEYEEIQERKLMYVGMTRAMEELYLLSSETPSKFIGDIGYKYLQIDTDKKMRVFYNIPVDDYYFKDRLVNIHSNEEKVRQWLIQELLTTYEYRLDLIDLEYPLTFGSKKYFVDVVIYNKKKPYIFIETKSKEVELLDGFEQLKSYMTMEKSVEYGILTNGRDIKIYNSEFKEVSEIPDFTLDMVEETVGEEFIYSDLKKEIQIPYLVIDEETIIAEDKDGDITYNRIDLVSVPKFKWVNIYTDYEDPEGEILLPKEWTGDNCNYIIENYGDSMDPLICDGDLVLIEKRTPKTNDIIAVIMEEKSVLKRYMKIGTSILLSSENEEYEPIYFNEQDINDYFVGVAVGVIK from the coding sequence ATGAACAAGGAGCAAGAAAAAATAGCATATACAAAACCAAATGGTCATATGCTTATAAAGGGTATAGCAGGAAGCGGAAAAACAACAGTAGGAATATGCAGGATATCATATTTATTGAATAACTATTGTCATGATAAAGATGATAATATTTTATTTATAACATTTAATAAAACTTTGGTTAACTATGTATCTTATTTTTATAACAAGGTCGATAATATAACTCAATATAATATGCATTCATTGTTTGGGTTCCCAAAAGACAGGGTAAAGATAACAACAGTTGATAGTTTGATGTATGGGTATTTTTTAGAGTATCAAAAAAAATCTAAAGTAGAGTTAAAACTCAACCCGACCAACCATAAAAAACATGGTATTTTAAATGAATTGATCGAAAAATTGAAGAATAAATATAGTGAAGTTTCAATCTTTGAAGATGTGAATACAGCTTTTTTATTGGAAGAAATAAATTGGATCAAAGCCTGTAACTATATAGATGAAGCTGAATATCAGGAAGCCAGCAGGATAGGAAGTCTGAAATTAGGAGTGACTACTCAAAAGCTGCCTAAAAATTCCATAGTCAGAAAGGCAATATTTGAATTGATGGAACTATATACAGAGAATCTTTTAAATGAAAATAGTATAGATTATAATGATATGAGACTCATTGCTTTAGGGGAATTAGAAAATAAAGCTAAGAAAAAATATACCCATATTCTGATAGACGAATGTCAGGATCTATCCAAGGTACAGCTGGAATTTATAAGGGGATTATATGCTAATAAAAGCCACTCTAGTTTTACGTTTTTATTTGACAGTGCCCAGAGCATATATTCCCATTCATGGCTGGGTATGGGAGGGGAACGGACATTTGCCAGTATAGGTTTTAATATGATAGGAAAAAGTAAAACTCTCAGTAAAAACTTTAGAACCACAACACAGATATCTAAAGCAGCTTATAGTCTCCTAAATAAAAATGAGGTTATCACAGGGAATTCCGACTACGTAAAACCATATCTTATTGATAGATACGGAAACTATCCAATATTTAAAGAGTTTTTATCTGAAGGAGAACAGGCAGCCTATGTAAAAAAAATACTAGATGGGAGACACTCAAAAACTCTTAAAAGTGATATTGCTATAATCGGAAGGACTAAAAACCAGTTGTTAAACTTTAAACTTTTGATGGAAAAATTAGGGGTGAAGACAACATTTATAGATCGTGGAAATGATGACTTTGATTCCAACGAGATAAAATTATTTACTATGCATTCTATAAAGGGAATTGAAACCAAGGTAATAATTATGATCTCTTTAAATGAAAAAATACTGCCATTTCATTCATCTAATATAGAGGAATTGAAGGAATATGAGGAGATACAGGAACGAAAGTTGATGTATGTAGGGATGACCAGAGCCATGGAAGAATTATATTTGTTATCCTCTGAAACTCCCAGTAAGTTCATAGGGGATATAGGATATAAATATTTACAGATAGATACTGATAAGAAGATGAGAGTGTTTTATAATATCCCTGTAGATGATTATTACTTTAAAGATAGGCTGGTAAATATTCATTCCAATGAGGAGAAGGTAAGGCAGTGGCTGATCCAAGAACTTCTAACTACCTATGAGTATAGATTAGACCTTATAGATCTTGAATATCCATTAACCTTTGGGTCGAAAAAATATTTTGTAGATGTAGTTATCTACAACAAGAAAAAACCATATATATTTATAGAAACAAAATCAAAGGAAGTTGAACTATTAGACGGTTTTGAACAGTTGAAAAGTTATATGACCATGGAAAAATCGGTGGAATACGGGATACTGACCAATGGAAGGGATATAAAGATATACAATTCTGAATTTAAAGAAGTTTCTGAGATACCTGATTTTACACTGGATATGGTAGAGGAAACTGTAGGGGAAGAATTTATATATTCTGATTTAAAGAAGGAAATACAGATACCGTATCTTGTAATAGACGAAGAGACTATAATTGCAGAGGATAAAGACGGAGATATAACATATAATAGAATCGATCTGGTGTCGGTGCCAAAATTTAAATGGGTAAATATATATACAGACTATGAAGATCCGGAAGGGGAAATATTATTGCCTAAAGAGTGGACCGGTGACAACTGTAACTACATAATAGAAAATTATGGGGACAGCATGGACCCGTTGATCTGTGACGGTGATCTAGTGCTCATAGAGAAAAGAACTCCTAAAACAAATGATATAATAGCAGTTATAATGGAGGAAAAATCGGTTCTAAAAAGGTATATGAAGATAGGAACATCTATATTGTTGTCCAGTGAGAATGAGGAGTATGAGCCTATATATTTTAATGAGCAGGATATAAATGACTATTTTGTAGGAGTAGCTGTAGGAGTTATTAAATAA
- a CDS encoding EAL domain-containing protein gives MQNTKFFIKLIKKWYHPKKLDIIYSILLILILIFAVLGIVYLTGGTKYVYINLMYIPLILAVFNFGYLGGLFFGTIAGYLASFIPLSVATMEMQSPENWIYRLLFFVIVSTVNGSIIDIILKTLKDVEKLTFYNRITNIANRKCFDTFFIEKKHLRGKYLALFEIENFNQILNEYGNFILEDFIKLLSLNLKKVSQDGVELFHFRDNAFGLLMDHHSPYSFEKKIEILEQNISIGNILIYPELSVGVAKFIDTQERLLQNAEIARAYARKNLFSYYYFNDNINKLHNKKLSILNELPAAIENNQFQLYFHPKIEFKTGLISCAEVLIRWVHPTEGTISPNLFMPYMEKTNLINTFTNWLIKSSLEIQEEWEKDGFHMKLALNTPVACLKNKSVTNTIKNYDRSLNGLEFEILERNLIEDFEEIYLVMECLKKYGITFALDDFGTSFSAISYLRNLPFDKLKIDKMFIKNMNTDQRDYNIVKSSIDLGRSMGLKVIAEGVENIDTFNLLKELNCDAAQGYFFTKPLETDKFKEFCIEHNNSI, from the coding sequence ATGCAAAACACTAAATTTTTCATTAAACTTATTAAAAAATGGTACCATCCTAAAAAATTGGATATTATATATTCAATTTTGCTTATTTTGATATTAATTTTTGCAGTTTTAGGAATAGTTTACCTTACTGGCGGGACTAAATATGTTTATATAAACCTTATGTATATCCCTCTGATACTAGCAGTATTTAACTTTGGATATTTAGGAGGGCTTTTCTTTGGAACTATAGCCGGTTACCTTGCTAGTTTTATTCCCCTGTCAGTTGCAACCATGGAGATGCAGTCCCCTGAAAATTGGATATACAGACTTTTATTCTTTGTGATTGTCAGTACTGTCAATGGATCTATCATAGATATAATATTAAAAACATTAAAAGATGTTGAAAAACTAACATTTTATAACCGAATTACAAATATAGCCAACAGAAAATGTTTCGATACTTTTTTTATAGAAAAAAAACATCTTCGAGGTAAATATTTAGCTCTTTTTGAAATTGAAAATTTCAACCAAATTCTAAATGAATACGGTAATTTTATCTTAGAAGATTTTATAAAACTTTTATCTCTTAATTTGAAAAAGGTATCTCAGGATGGCGTTGAACTTTTTCACTTTAGAGATAATGCTTTTGGGCTATTGATGGATCATCACAGTCCCTATTCTTTTGAGAAAAAAATAGAGATCTTAGAACAAAATATCTCTATAGGCAATATTTTAATCTATCCTGAGCTCAGTGTCGGGGTGGCAAAATTTATAGATACCCAGGAAAGGCTCTTACAAAATGCAGAGATAGCACGGGCTTACGCAAGAAAAAACCTATTTTCATATTATTATTTCAACGATAACATCAATAAACTTCACAATAAAAAACTTTCTATCTTAAATGAATTGCCTGCTGCCATTGAAAATAATCAATTCCAACTTTATTTTCATCCTAAGATAGAATTTAAAACCGGCTTAATCAGCTGTGCTGAAGTTTTGATAAGATGGGTTCACCCTACAGAAGGAACTATCTCTCCAAATTTATTCATGCCATATATGGAAAAAACTAACTTAATCAATACTTTTACAAATTGGCTGATCAAATCTTCCCTTGAGATTCAGGAAGAATGGGAAAAAGATGGGTTCCATATGAAATTAGCTTTAAATACACCTGTAGCATGCCTGAAAAATAAATCAGTTACCAATACCATAAAAAATTATGATAGAAGTTTAAATGGTTTAGAGTTTGAAATCTTAGAGAGAAATTTAATTGAGGATTTTGAAGAGATCTATTTAGTTATGGAATGTTTAAAAAAATACGGTATCACTTTTGCCTTGGATGATTTTGGGACTAGTTTTTCTGCTATATCTTACCTTAGAAACCTTCCATTTGATAAACTGAAGATAGATAAGATGTTTATAAAAAATATGAATACCGATCAAAGAGATTATAATATTGTTAAATCTTCCATTGATTTAGGAAGATCTATGGGATTGAAAGTTATAGCCGAAGGTGTTGAAAATATTGATACTTTTAATCTTTTAAAAGAACTAAATTGTGATGCTGCTCAAGGGTACTTCTTTACAAAACCTTTAGAAACAGATAAATTTAAGGAGTTTTGTATCGAACATAATAATTCTATATAA
- a CDS encoding SDR family oxidoreductase, protein MKYTLITGASSGIGLNLAHIFAQNNHNLILVARNKNTLTLLKEKLESLYKVDIKIISLDISGKTGAVSLYETIKKKQLRVNILINNAGIGYHGKFLEKDTQSDLDLINLNIVTPTILTKLFLQDMIKAGRGKIFNIASTAGFQSGPLMSVYYGTKSYLLNFSEGIAEEVRDSKVKIITLCPGPTKTAFEKMDKIEKGLFKNFHIAEPQDVAKYLYKNIDTKKDILIHGKLNKFMIAFTKFIPRKLNLHLMKKIQQKK, encoded by the coding sequence TTGAAATACACACTTATAACAGGAGCCAGCTCAGGGATTGGGTTGAATTTAGCTCATATCTTTGCCCAAAATAACCATAATCTGATCTTGGTAGCTAGAAATAAAAACACACTGACCCTCCTCAAAGAAAAATTAGAATCATTATATAAAGTAGATATAAAAATAATATCTCTGGATATATCAGGAAAAACAGGAGCTGTCAGCCTATATGAAACAATAAAGAAAAAACAGCTGAGAGTAAATATCCTTATAAATAATGCAGGTATAGGTTATCATGGTAAATTTTTAGAAAAAGATACTCAGTCTGATCTGGATCTGATAAATTTAAATATAGTCACCCCTACCATTCTTACAAAATTATTTTTACAGGATATGATAAAGGCCGGAAGGGGGAAAATATTTAATATAGCTTCTACAGCTGGTTTTCAGAGCGGACCACTTATGAGTGTTTACTACGGCACAAAATCATATCTGTTGAATTTTTCTGAAGGAATTGCAGAGGAAGTGAGGGATTCTAAGGTAAAGATCATTACCCTCTGTCCAGGCCCTACAAAAACTGCCTTTGAAAAGATGGATAAAATAGAAAAGGGACTCTTTAAAAACTTTCATATAGCTGAGCCACAGGATGTGGCAAAGTATCTTTATAAAAATATAGATACTAAAAAAGACATCCTGATTCATGGAAAATTGAATAAATTTATGATAGCTTTTACAAAATTTATTCCCAGAAAATTAAACTTACACTTAATGAAAAAAATACAACAAAAAAAATAG
- a CDS encoding porin family protein, which produces MKKIKLLAVLVVLTANTVYGAGRNIIEGRIGANFNGKYNSIEKNGSELLGEDSETGYEVILEGLKETYSNTYMGLGIGYQKHGKAKALDGKSGELYTSVPIYGVIKYQFNTDGTIQPFLKTNIGLSFNQTENGLRDIDEKVNPVGFYGAIGGGFEVDQFIVELAYQINTAKTDNNMEENIDHSRFTLGLGYRFDF; this is translated from the coding sequence ATGAAAAAGATAAAATTATTAGCTGTATTGGTAGTGCTAACTGCCAATACAGTCTACGGTGCAGGCAGAAATATAATAGAAGGCAGAATAGGTGCTAATTTCAACGGGAAATATAATAGTATTGAAAAAAATGGATCTGAGCTCCTAGGAGAGGATTCAGAGACAGGTTATGAAGTTATTTTAGAGGGATTAAAAGAGACCTATTCTAATACATATATGGGGTTGGGAATTGGTTATCAAAAACATGGAAAGGCTAAAGCTTTAGATGGAAAATCAGGAGAATTATATACATCTGTACCAATATATGGTGTAATAAAGTATCAATTTAATACCGACGGAACTATCCAGCCATTTTTAAAGACCAATATCGGATTATCCTTTAATCAAACTGAAAATGGATTGAGAGATATAGATGAAAAGGTCAATCCTGTTGGATTTTATGGAGCTATTGGTGGTGGATTTGAAGTAGACCAGTTTATCGTAGAACTTGCCTACCAAATAAATACAGCTAAAACAGATAACAATATGGAAGAGAATATAGATCACAGCAGATTTACATTGGGCTTAGGATATAGATTTGATTTTTAA
- a CDS encoding chromate transporter translates to MLMKLFTSFFKIGLFTFGGGYAMLPLIEKELVEKRGWITEDELMEMFIISQMTPGTIAINASTFIGNKKAGKLGGFIASLGIIFPSLIIITLIYNFLGNAFNNPVINSIFLGIRACIIGLIASSTLKICRKSFISGVSYIIFIVAFILLLIFDMSPILLIIFGALLGAAATFFLPNRIKSILEVK, encoded by the coding sequence ATGTTAATGAAGTTATTTACATCTTTTTTTAAGATAGGTTTATTCACCTTTGGAGGAGGGTATGCAATGTTACCCCTTATCGAAAAAGAATTGGTGGAAAAAAGAGGATGGATTACAGAGGACGAACTTATGGAGATGTTTATAATCTCTCAGATGACTCCTGGAACCATAGCTATAAATGCTTCTACATTTATAGGCAATAAAAAAGCTGGCAAATTGGGAGGATTTATAGCCTCCCTTGGAATTATATTTCCTTCTCTTATAATTATTACCCTAATCTATAATTTTTTAGGAAACGCTTTTAATAACCCGGTGATTAATAGTATCTTTTTAGGGATCAGAGCCTGTATCATAGGTCTTATTGCCAGTTCAACTTTAAAAATATGCAGAAAAAGTTTTATCTCCGGAGTGAGTTACATTATTTTTATCGTTGCATTTATTTTGTTATTGATATTCGATATGAGTCCTATTTTACTCATTATCTTTGGAGCATTATTAGGAGCTGCTGCTACTTTTTTTCTTCCAAATAGGATAAAATCTATTTTGGAGGTGAAATAG
- a CDS encoding chromate transporter encodes MAYFITLLKLFIMYFKIGLFNFGGGLASIPLLQNELEKNGFMGYDEFFNVLSISQMTPGAIAMNTATFVGNKVAGIPGAIVATMALALPSIIVILILAKVMQQLEENIYKRAIFFVLKSLTTALILYAGYMIAQATWIIESKIEIKTIIISLLMFGIAYKKKLNPVILIISSGVLGYLGLYIM; translated from the coding sequence ATGGCTTATTTTATAACTCTCCTAAAATTATTTATTATGTATTTTAAGATAGGACTGTTTAACTTTGGAGGAGGATTGGCTTCTATCCCCCTCCTACAGAACGAATTAGAAAAAAACGGATTTATGGGATATGATGAATTTTTTAATGTATTGTCTATATCTCAAATGACCCCCGGTGCCATAGCCATGAATACAGCAACATTCGTAGGGAATAAAGTGGCGGGGATTCCAGGAGCTATAGTAGCAACAATGGCACTTGCACTTCCATCTATCATAGTTATTCTAATCTTAGCCAAGGTCATGCAGCAACTAGAAGAAAATATCTATAAGAGAGCTATTTTTTTTGTTTTAAAATCCCTGACTACAGCTTTAATTTTATATGCAGGATATATGATTGCCCAGGCTACTTGGATAATTGAAAGCAAGATAGAAATAAAAACAATTATTATCTCTCTTCTCATGTTTGGGATAGCCTATAAGAAAAAACTCAATCCAGTTATCCTTATCATCTCTTCAGGAGTCTTAGGATATCTTGGATTATACATAATGTAA